GAGACGAACCGTCAATAGAGGGTCATCGGAAAGAACCGTCCCAATTCCAACAAGGATACCATCGCATTGTTGACGTAATTGGTGAACGAATTTCCGGGAAGACTCTCCCGTAATCCAACGGGATTCCCCTCTGGCGGTTGAAACTTTTCCATCCAAACTGGCGGCGACTTTTAATATGACAAAGGGCCGCCCGGTGGTTACAAATTTAATATAACTTTCATTATAGGACCGGGCCTTTTCAGATAAAACCCCAACTTCCACCTCAATTCCTTTTTTGCGAAGTGCTCTGATCCCTTTTCCGGAAACCCGGGGATTCGGGTCCTCCATGGCAATTACCACACGCCGGACCCCGCTCTCGACCACCTTAGGAACACAGGGTGGGGTTCTTTTCTTGAGGTGACAGCAGGGCTCCAATGTCACATACAAAATGCCATTCCGGGCCCTTGACCCAGCCTCTTCTAAGGCCACAATTTCCGCATGAGGCATTCCTGCTCCACGATGGTAGCCCTTTCCAACCACTTTCCCCCCTCGAACCACCACCGCCCCTACCAGGGGATTAGGGCTGGTAAAACCCCTGGCCTTCATAGCCAGAGAATGTGCCATCCGCATAAACCGAAGGTCATTCATTGAATGGTTCACATTCACCTAGAGCGAACTTTCTTTTTGCTGGCTTTCCGAGATTCCTCTCGGGAGGATTTGGTTTTTGATTTTTTAGGGGATTTTTTCCCTTTCAACGCCGCATGAGCGGCAGCCAGACGAGCAACCGGGATACGATAGGGAGAACAACTCACATAATTCAAACCAATACGATGACAGAACTCAACGGATTTGGCTTCTCCTCCATGTTCCCCGCAAATCCCAAGTTTGATATCTGGCCGTTCAGATCGTCCGCGCCGGACCCCGATGATCATCAATTGCCCTACCCCTTCTTGATCAATGGTGACAAAGGGATCTTGGGGAAAAATACCCGCTTCCACATATTGGGGGAGAAACCTCCCCGCATCATCCCGACTTAAACCATGGGTAGTTTGGGTCAAATCATTGGTTCCGAAGGAAAAGAACTCTGCCCTTTTTGCAATTTCGTTGGCAACCAAAGCAGCCCGAGGGAGCTCGATCATGGTACCCACAAGATATTTCACTTTTACACCAAACCGCCCCATCACCTCTCTCGCAACCCGGTCACATAAATCCTTCATCAAATTAAACTCCTTAACATGGCCCACCAAAGGGATCATGACCTCGGGATAAACCTTCTGGCCCTCACCCATCAATTCACAGGCTGCTTCAAAAATAGCCTGAACCTGCATTTCATAGATTTCCGGATAGGTCACACCCAACCGCACGCCGCGATGGCCCAGCATGGGATTGAATTCATGAAGGCTATTGTTTTTATTGATCAGCTCCTTGACCGGGACCGACATCTCTTTCGAGAGCTCCTCCAGGTCTGCTTCCGTTCGGGGAAGAAATTCGTGTAAAGGGGGATCCAATAATCGGATGGTAACGGGCAACCCAGCCATTTCCTTAAAAATTCCCTTAAAATCGGAGCGTTGAATAGGGAGAAGTTTCGCCAACGCTTTTTTACGGCCTTCCACTGTTTCCGACAGGATCATTTCCCGGAAAGATTGAATACGGTCTCCCTCAAAAAACATATGCTCGGTGCGGCAAAGCCCAATCCCTTCCGCACCAAAACCGCGGGCGACTTTGGAATCATGTGGAGTGTCCGCATTGGTTCTCACTTTAAGATGACGAAACGAATCAACCCATTTCATCAGTGTGGCATAATCTTTACTTTGCTCAGGGGTCACCAAGGGAACTTCCCCTAAAATCACCTCCCCGCTGGTTCCGTTGAGTGTCAATGAATCTCCCTCTCTGACCTCCGAGTGACCCACCTTAAACATCTTTTGTTCTTCATCCAACCGAATATCCCCACACCCGGTGATACAACATTTTCCCATCCCTCTGGCCACCACGGCCGCGTGGGAGGTCATTCCTCCCCGTACGGTTAAAATTCCCTGGGCGGCATGCATTCCACCCACATCTTCAGGGGAAGTCTCCCCTCGGACCAATATAACTTTTTCTCCCAGCTCATTGGCTCGCTCGGCGTCCTCCGAATTAAACACCACACGGCCCACCGCAGCCCCTGGGGAAGCCGGAAGACCCCGGGTTAGAACCTTAACCTTGGCTTTCACATCCACCATGGGATGAAGTAAATGGTCTAGCTGTTCGGGTTGAATTCTCAGAATAGCGGTTTCTTTATCAATTAGTTTTTCCTTTACCATTTCAACCGCAATTCGAATGGCCGCAGAAGCGGTGCGTTTACCCGTTCGGGTCTGCAGCATATACAGCTTTCCCTCTTGGATCGTAAACTCAATATCCAACATGTCTTTATAGTGCCGTTCCAACTTTTTATAAATTTTAATAAGGTCGGAATAAGCAGAAGGAACTTTTTTGGCTAAAGCATCAATCGGAAGGGGGGTTCGAATTCCCGCCACCACATCCTCTCCCTGTGCATTGAAAAGGCATTCCCCGAAAAAGCGTTTTTCACCCGTTGAAGGATCTCTCGTAAAAGCCACTCCGGTTCCAGAGGTCTCCCCCATGTTACCGAACACCATAGATTGGACGTTGGCGGCGGTTCCCATATCATGGGGAATTTGGTAAATATTTCGGTATTTCACCGCGCGGTCTCCGTTCCAAGAGTCAAAAACCGCATTGATACTCATCCGAAGCTGCTCCATGGGGTCATCCGGAAAAGGCCTCCCTTTTTCTTCCTGGACCAGTGCTTTGTACTGCTTTACCAAACCCTGAAGATCTTCCACTTCCAGGGCGGTATCTTCCTGAAGTGATTTTTCCTGTTTGACACCGTCTAGAATTTTTTCGAAACGCTCCCGCTTAATTCCCATCACCACATCACCAAACATCATAATAAATCGCCGATAAGCATCAAACGCAAACCGCCTATTTTGAGAACGTGTAGCCAATCCTTCAACGCTGTTCTCA
The Nitrospiria bacterium DNA segment above includes these coding regions:
- the ppdK gene encoding pyruvate, phosphate dikinase; amino-acid sequence: MKATKYVYFFGEGKAEGRGHMKDVLGGKGAGLAEMTHLGIRVPAGFTISTQACNAFYANGKRYPKGLWEGILRNLARVEKVMGARFGDSKNPLLVSVRSGAKISMPGMMDTVLNIGLNENSVEGLATRSQNRRFAFDAYRRFIMMFGDVVMGIKRERFEKILDGVKQEKSLQEDTALEVEDLQGLVKQYKALVQEEKGRPFPDDPMEQLRMSINAVFDSWNGDRAVKYRNIYQIPHDMGTAANVQSMVFGNMGETSGTGVAFTRDPSTGEKRFFGECLFNAQGEDVVAGIRTPLPIDALAKKVPSAYSDLIKIYKKLERHYKDMLDIEFTIQEGKLYMLQTRTGKRTASAAIRIAVEMVKEKLIDKETAILRIQPEQLDHLLHPMVDVKAKVKVLTRGLPASPGAAVGRVVFNSEDAERANELGEKVILVRGETSPEDVGGMHAAQGILTVRGGMTSHAAVVARGMGKCCITGCGDIRLDEEQKMFKVGHSEVREGDSLTLNGTSGEVILGEVPLVTPEQSKDYATLMKWVDSFRHLKVRTNADTPHDSKVARGFGAEGIGLCRTEHMFFEGDRIQSFREMILSETVEGRKKALAKLLPIQRSDFKGIFKEMAGLPVTIRLLDPPLHEFLPRTEADLEELSKEMSVPVKELINKNNSLHEFNPMLGHRGVRLGVTYPEIYEMQVQAIFEAACELMGEGQKVYPEVMIPLVGHVKEFNLMKDLCDRVAREVMGRFGVKVKYLVGTMIELPRAALVANEIAKRAEFFSFGTNDLTQTTHGLSRDDAGRFLPQYVEAGIFPQDPFVTIDQEGVGQLMIIGVRRGRSERPDIKLGICGEHGGEAKSVEFCHRIGLNYVSCSPYRIPVARLAAAHAALKGKKSPKKSKTKSSREESRKASKKKVRSR
- the ribD gene encoding bifunctional diaminohydroxyphosphoribosylaminopyrimidine deaminase/5-amino-6-(5-phosphoribosylamino)uracil reductase RibD, giving the protein MNDLRFMRMAHSLAMKARGFTSPNPLVGAVVVRGGKVVGKGYHRGAGMPHAEIVALEEAGSRARNGILYVTLEPCCHLKKRTPPCVPKVVESGVRRVVIAMEDPNPRVSGKGIRALRKKGIEVEVGVLSEKARSYNESYIKFVTTGRPFVILKVAASLDGKVSTARGESRWITGESSRKFVHQLRQQCDGILVGIGTVLSDDPLLTVRLPKQPIREPFRIVLDTRLRFPLKAKMIRKADPSKTIIVTGRKGSKAKQKALEERGVRVLREKSDQGGIDMLSLIKKLGGMSLTSLLIEGGPKINASALASKIVNKVIFFLAPKIIGGTQAKGAIAGNSPESLKKALSLERMKVTPMGKDWMVEGYLH